In Lotus japonicus ecotype B-129 chromosome 5, LjGifu_v1.2, one genomic interval encodes:
- the LOC130719906 gene encoding LOW QUALITY PROTEIN: cytochrome P450 78A7 (The sequence of the model RefSeq protein was modified relative to this genomic sequence to represent the inferred CDS: substituted 1 base at 1 genomic stop codon), producing MGLPSTISLDSTWWMFTLPAIATGTENLLNNLFVVILIALFSIGFLTMIPRGGVAWRNTRTQMGQIPIPGPKGLPIFGILFSLNHGLPHRTLASMASTVSATKLMAFSLGSTPAVITSNPHTAREILNSPHFANRPVKQSAKSLMFTRAIGFAPNGAYWRSLRRVASAHLFSPRRIAAHEAGRRLHCAAMLAAVAREQSEHGFVSLRKHLQDAALDNVMSTVFGKRYNREDNGCELHEMVREGFELLGAFNWSDYVPWISFFYDPLRVRERCSALAPRVKRFVMKVLNEHRRIASFKELSDGSDFVDVLLSLEGDEKLQDDDIIAILWEMIFRGTDTTALLTEWVMAELVLNQKIQTRLRKELNNVFGNNKSDVTDADLVKLPYLEAIVKETLRVHPIGPLLSWARLSTSDVQLSNGMVVPANTTTMVNMWAITHDPSVXHNPLVFKPERFLKSEGGVEVDVRGGDIRLAPFGAGRRVCPGKNLGLVTVSLWVARLVHKFQWLQDIANPIDLTEVLKLSCEMKNPLKVVAIPRAG from the exons ATGGGGTTACCTTCAACAATATCCTTAGACAGCACCTGGTGGATGTTCACACTTCCAGCCATAGCAACAGGAACAGAAAACCTCCTCAATAATCTCTTTGTGGTGATCCTAATTGCACTTTTCTCCATTGGGTTTCTAACTATGATCCCAAGAGGAGGTGTAGCATGGAGAAACACCAGGACCCAAATGGGACAAATCCCTATACCAGGACCCAAAGGACTTCCCATCTTCGGCATTTTATTCAGCTTGAACCATGGCCTCCCTCACCGTACCCTCGCATCCATGGCTTCCACTGTATCCGCCACCAAACTCATGGCCTTCAGCTTAGGTTCAACCCCTGCAGTTATCACCTCAAATCCTCACACAGCCCGTGAAATCTTGAACTCACCCCACTTCGCAAACCGTCCCGTAAAACAGTCCGCTAAGAGCCTCATGTTCACTCGCGCCATCGGGTTCGCACCCAACGGCGCCTATTGGCGCTCGTTGCGCAGGGTCGCCTCCGCCCACCTCTTCTCTCCACGGCGCATCGCCGCCCATGAGGCCGGGCGAAGGCTTCACTGCGCCGCCATGCTGGCTGCTGTAGCTCGTGAACAATCCGAACACGGATTCGTTTCACTAAGGAAACATCTCCAAGATGCAGCTCTTGACAACGTTATGAGCAccgtttttggaaaaag gTACAACCGAGAAGATAACGGCTGCGAGCTGCATGAGATGGTGAGGGAAGGGTTTGAGCTCTTGGGAGCTTTCAACTGGTCTGATTATGTGCCTTGGATCAGCTTCTTCTATGACCCTTTGCGTGTTCGAGAACGGTGTTCCGCTCTGGCTCCTCGCGTTAAGAGGTTTGTGATGAAGGTTCTAAATGAGCACCGAAGAATTGCTTCATTCAAGGAGCTTTCTGATGGCTCTGACTTTGTGGATGTTCTCCTATCTCTAGAGGGGGATGAGAAGCTCCAAGACGACGACATCATTGCCATTTTATGG GAGATGATATTTCGTGGCACGGACACAACGGCACTTCTTACCGAGTGGGTAATGGCTGAGCTTGTTTTGAACCAAAAAATTCAGACAAGGCTTCGTAAGGAGCTTAACAATGTTTTTGGCAACAACAAAAGTGATGTCACCgacgctgacttggtcaaacttCCATACCTCGAAGCCATTGTGAAGGAAACACTTCGAGTCCATCCAATTGGGCCCCTCCTCTCATGGGCTCGTCTTTCCACGTCAGATGTCCAGCTCAGCAACGGGATGGTGGTCCCGGCCAACACCACAACGATGGTGAACATGTGGGCCATAACGCACGACCCTAGCGTATGACATAACCCACTGGTGTTCAAGCCGGAGAGGTTCCTGAAGAGTGAAGGAGGGGTTGAAGTGGATGTGAGAGGCGGTGACATCAGGCTTGCACCGTTTGGAGCTGGGCGGAGGGTTTGCCCTGGTAAGAACTTGGGTCTTGTGACCGTGAGCCTTTGGGTGGCTAGGTTGGTTCACAAGTTTCAATGGCTACAAGACATAGCTAACCCTATTGACCTTACTGAGGTGCTCAAGCTGTCTTGTGAGATGAAGAACCCCCTCAAAGTTGTGGCTATTCCTAGGGCTGGTTGA